The following are encoded in a window of Rosa chinensis cultivar Old Blush chromosome 4, RchiOBHm-V2, whole genome shotgun sequence genomic DNA:
- the LOC112199415 gene encoding DNA (cytosine-5)-methyltransferase CMT3 isoform X2 — MYFTAQWYYRARDTVIKDCAVIDPKRIFFSEIQDTNPLECLLGKLNIVRLPLDVDFDGKSKLIPECDYYCDTKYLLPYSSFVNLPAEIVLAGIDTSSAISNGVNSELPQGCSSRESSKPEVRLLDLYSGCGAMSTGLCLGACSAGVNLVTKWAVDVNKHACESLKFNHPETMVRNESAEDFLSLLKQWEQLCICFNFVGTNESEKHGFNFFFKTEDTEDEDEIIGTDNEASEVYEVAQVLEICYGDPNHIKERGLYCKIRWKGYGADEDTWEPIEELSHCKERVQEFVSQGYSSNLLPLPGDVDVICGGPPCQGISGFNRFRNEEDPLEDEKNKQLKVFMDLVQYLKPKHVLMENVVDLVKFADGFLGRYALGRLVHMNYQARMGIMAAGAYGLPQFRLRIFMWGARPTERLPQYPYPTHDVVVRGCIPTEFERNTVAYDEGHNVKLEKKLFLADAISDLPPVENSENQDEMPYGEPPQTDFQKCIRLSKNYMLQLSVSEPWNETLYDHRPLKLNEDDYARVCLVPKKKGGNFRDLLGVHVRGGVVEWDPDVDREYLDSGKPLVPNYAVSFRNGTSKKPFARLWWDETVPTVVTRAEPHNQAILHPEQDRVLSIRENARLQGFPDYYKLSGPVKQRYIQVGNAVAVPVSRSLGYALGRAVRGISDDEPLFTLPEKFPYPPEQIPLV; from the exons ATGTATTTTACTGCACAATGGTACTACCGAGCGCGAGATACT GTCATAAAAGATTGTGCTGTCATAGATcctaaaagaatttttttttcggAGATTCAAGACACAAACCCTTTGGAATGCCTTCTGGGGAAGCTTAATATTGTCAGATTGCCTTTAGAT GTCGATTTTGATGGAAAAAGTAAATTGATTCCAGAGTGTGACTACTATTGCGATACAAAATATTTGTTACCTTATTCAAGTTTTGTCAATTTGCCAGCAG AAATTGTGCTGGCCGGAATTGATACCTCTTCCGCAATTTCTAATGGTGTTAATTCTGAACTTCCACAAGGTTGCTCCAGTAGAGAGTCTAGTAAACCAGAAGTCAGATTGCTAGATTTATATTCTGGCTGTGGCGCAATGTCGACTGGCCTATGCCTTGGTGCATGTTCTGCTGGCGTTAATCTTGTTACT AAATGGGCAGTTGATGTGAACAAGCATGCTTGTGAAAGTCTGAAGTTTAACCATCCTGAAACAATG GTTCGGAATGAATCTGCCGAAGATTTTCTTTCATTGCTAAAACAATGGGAACAACTCTGCATCTGTTTTAACTTTGTCGGAACAAATGAATCAGAGAAGCATGGGTTCAATTTCTTCTTTAAAACAGAGGAtactgaagatgaagatgaaataATTGGCACTGATAATGAAGCTTCGGAAGTCTATGAAGTAGCACAAGTACTAGAAATATGTTATGGTGATCCCAACCATATCAAAGAGAGGGGATTGTACTGTAAG ATCCGGTGGAAGGGCTATGGTGCTGATGAGGACACCTGGGAGCCTATTGAGGAACTGAG TCATTGTAAAGAGCGGGTACAAGAGTTTGTTTCTCAGGGTTATTCATCAAACCTATTGCCCTTACCT GGTGATGTGGATGTGATCTGTGGTGGACCACCATGCCAAGGAATAAGTGGATTTAACAGGTTTAGGAATGAAGAAGATCCATTGGAAGatgaaaaaaacaaacaattgaAAGTTTTCATGGATTTAGTTCAGTACCTTAAGCCCAAGCACGTTTTAATGGAAAATGTGGTTGACCTCGTGAAATTTGCTGATGGGTTCCTTGGTCGTTATGCATTGGGACGTCTTGTTCACATGAACTATCAAGCAAGGATGGGCATCATGGCAGCTGGGGCATATGGACTTCCACAGTTTCGTTTGCGTATCTTTATGTGGGGAGCCCGGCCTACTGAG AGGTTGCCTCAATATCCATATCCGACACACGATGTCGTAGTAAGGGGTTGTATACCTACTGAATTTGAG AGAAATACTGTCGCTTATGATGAGGGTCATAATGTCAAACTAGAGAAAAAGCTCTTCCTGGCGGATGCGATTTCTGATCTCCCCCCT gttGAGAATAGTGAAAACCAGGATGAAATGCCCTATGGGGAACCTCCCCAAACAGATTTTCAGAAGTGTATCAGACTCAGCAAGAATT ATATGCTGCAGCTTTCAGTCAGTGAACCCTGGAATGAGACGCTATATGATCATCGTCCGTTAAAGCTGAACGAAGATGATTATGCACGTGTCTGCCTAGTACCTAAGAAAAAG GGTGGGAACTTTAGAGATCTACTGGGTGTTCATGTGCGTGGTGGTGTAGTGGAGTGGGATCCTGATGTAGACAGAGAGTATTTGGATTCGGGGAAACCATTG GTACCTAATTATGCTGTGAGTTTCAGGAATGGGACTTCAAAAAA GCCTTTTGCTCGGTTGTGGTGGGATGAGACTGTACCAACAGTCGTTACACGGGCCGAGCCACATAATCAG GCGATTCTGCATCCTGAACAAGATAGAGTGTTGTCAATTCGTGAGAATGCACGTCTACAGGGCTTTCCGGACTACTATAAGCTTAGTGGTCCGGTAAAGCAGAG GTACATTCAAGTCGGCAATGCTGTTGCAGTTCCCGTTTCAAGGTCATTAGGATATGCGTTAGGTCGTGCGGTTAGAGGTATCTCGGACGATGAACCACTATTTACTTTGCCTGAGAAATTCCCTTACCCTCCGGAGCAGATTCCTCTTGTGTGA
- the LOC112200868 gene encoding uncharacterized protein LOC112200868 → MGRRSKRKRKPESDAAVSEDTTAFAVLLSALSSQNPDSHRPLLTKCLNKLRRSFHNPLLSLLPTLLTRTSASLASRAADMVGSAALESLDMNRTIASDADIIHALLSRSSVSACNALLDLCTTCVGRRRLIEFSALPTILFRFLRVRKYSTISVTVCSASGDSKDVNSVSVGFKMDEVSVLILNAAIILINTCDIEQLEQIPRHLSQSFFAFMRNLWANVRNAMSLASPLDSTLGGDLHISNIRVGHVAESLFRLSICAARLVTPLPFRVVERGVFGFTELGFRGFMSNHWEVSPFLVRRPSAGVKIEEDDFFGPLSVNLVGAYPSFLSSILPGMVSCLPISSDELNILAFLEEARSKLGCPLIYQQDIRVVKTKSKKEVHFFVDSLASCCIKDPHCLSAEDVSKCEEAYKDGYTVALRGMEFRFDSVAAIAEGLASVFGQPSLGANMYLTPPNSQGLACHYDDHCVFVCQLVGTKKWRVSSQSNVQLPRLYDPLDRLHGSEVQNSMGDCKQYLLREGDILYIPRGVLHEACTENVSLDGSASCSLHITLGIEVEPPFEWEGFVHVAFFSWYQKQKQVNNSFESLSGTIHDISVNLFHVAVGLIGDSDPTFRKACLVASIFSSSHTNNWLDLNQRIIFCQLIDKISTQTRFLEVFRSIELAVQENKDSLRRIKWLGFLNLDKESSLNDDQNMPFMGMKNLLSLCIQHKDNVEAAFQQLKSRFCENVIFEDAIVSYKLLLDKYRNVRKQYMNGMVSLHHQL, encoded by the exons ATGGGGAGGCGCAGCAAAAGAAAACGGAAACCGGAATCCGACGCCGCCGTCAGTGAAGACACCACCGCCTTCGCTGTCTTACTCTCCGCCCTCTCCTCTCAAAACCCCGACTCCCACCGCCCCTTACTCACCAAATGCCTCAACAAACTCCGCCGCTCCTTCCACAACcccctcctctctctcctccccacTCTCCTCACACGCACCTCCGCTTCCCTCGCCTCCCGCGCCGCCGACATGGTGGGCTCCGCCGCCCTCGAGTCCCTCGACATGAACCGCACCATCGCTTCCGACGCTGACATCATCCATGCCTTGCTCTCCAGGTCCTCCGTCTCCGCCTGCAACGCTCTTCTCGATTTGTGCACTACTTGCGTCGGACGACGCCGTTTGATCGAGTTCTCTGCTCTTCCGACGATTCT aTTTCGGTTTCTTCGGGTTCGTAAATATTCAACAATTTCAGTTACTGTGTGCTCTGCCTCTGGGGATAGCAAAGATGTAAACTCTGTTAGTGTAGGATTTAAGATGGATGAAGTTTCTGTGTTGATTCTCAATGCTgcaattattctcatcaatacCTGTGACATTGAGCAATTGGAGCAAATCCCGAGACACCTATCGCAatctttctttgcatttatGAGGAATCTGTGGGCGAATGTGCGAAATGCAATGTCACTCGCAAGCCCTTTGGATTCTACACTAGGGGGAGACTTGCATATTAGCAACATTAGAGTTGGTCATGTGGCCGAAAGCCTGTTCAGGCTTTCCATTTGTGCGGCTCGGCTCGTCACGCCTTTGCCTTTTCGTGTGGTTGAGAGAGGTGTATTTGGTTTCACTGAGTTGGGTTTTAGAGGTTTTATGTCTAACCACTGGGAGGTATCGCCATTTCTTGTGAGGAGGCCGTCAGCTGGGGTGAAAATTGAGGAGGATGATTTTTTCGGCCCATTATCAGTGAATTTGGTGGGAGCAtatccttcttttctttcatcaatcCTTCCAGGGATGGTTTCTTGTCTTCCTATTTCTTCAGACGAGTTAAACATCCTTGCATTTCTGGAAGAGGCGCGGAGCAAATTGGGTTGTCCCCTAATTTACCAGCAGGACATTCGGGTTGTTAAAACGAAAAGCAAGAAGGAGGTGCATTTCTTTGTGGACAGTCTGGCATCTTGCTGCATAAAGGATCCTCATTGTCTTAGTGCCGAGGATGTTTCAAAATGCGAAGAAGCATATAAAGACGGTTATACAGTTGCGTTACGCGGAATGGAGTTCCGGTTTGACAGTGTTGCTGCTATTGCAGAAGGATTAGCATCTGTTTTTGGTCAACCATCTTTAGGTGCTAATATGTACTTGACACCACCAAATTCTCAGGGCTTGGCTTGTCACTATGATGACCACTGTGTGTTTGTATGCCAACTTGTTGGGACTAAGAAATGGAGAGTTTCTTCTCAGTCAAATGTTCAGTTACCTCGATTGTATGACCCTCTTGATAGACTACACGGTTCAGAAGTTCAGAATTCAATGGGTGACTGCAAACAATATTTGCTTAGGGAAGGTGATATTTTGTATATCCCCAGAGGTGTTCTTCATGAGGCATGCACTGAGAATGTTAGTCTTGATGGGTCTGCTAGCTGTTCCTTACACATTACACTTGGTATCGAGGTTGAACCTCCTTTCGA GTGGGAAGGATTTGTTCATGTTGCATTCTTCAGTTGGTACCAGAAGCAAAAACAAGTTAACAATTCTTTTGAGTCTTTGTCTGGAACCATTCATGATATATCTGTGAATCTCTTCCATGTTGCCGTTGGGTTGATAGGTGATTCTGATCCTACCTTTAGGAAGGCTTGCTTGGTTGCTTCAATCTTTTCCAGTTCACATACAAATAACTGGCTTGATTTAAACCAGAGAATCATCTTCTGTCAGCTGATTGATAAAATTAGTACTCAGACAAGGTTCTTGGAAGTGTTCAGGAGCATAGAATTAGCAGTTCAGGAAAACAAGGATTCCTTACGACGAATTAAATGGCTTGGTTTTCTCAATCTGGATAAGGAAAGCAGTCTAAATGATGACCAGAATATGCCTTTCATGGGGATGAAAAATTTATTGTCATTATGTATTCAACACAAAGACAATGTAGAAGCTGCATTCCAGCAGCTTAAATCTAGGTTCTGTGAAAACGTGATATTCGAGGATGCAATAGTTAGTTATAAGTTACTGTTAGATAAATACAGGAACGTCAGAAAGCAGTATATGAATGGAATGGTTTCACTGCATCATCAATTGTGA
- the LOC112199415 gene encoding DNA (cytosine-5)-methyltransferase CMT3 isoform X1: MATKRKTRSLSASASSSDSKKGGQTDQQQRLTRRAVGDGDGPEPKFIGPPLQDDDARKRWPKSYADKKMQVSGLNSTNKDENSVQARCHYAKAEVDGIVYDLYDDAHVKASEGEEPYICKVLEFFTAIDGSMYFTAQWYYRARDTVIKDCAVIDPKRIFFSEIQDTNPLECLLGKLNIVRLPLDVDFDGKSKLIPECDYYCDTKYLLPYSSFVNLPAEIVLAGIDTSSAISNGVNSELPQGCSSRESSKPEVRLLDLYSGCGAMSTGLCLGACSAGVNLVTKWAVDVNKHACESLKFNHPETMVRNESAEDFLSLLKQWEQLCICFNFVGTNESEKHGFNFFFKTEDTEDEDEIIGTDNEASEVYEVAQVLEICYGDPNHIKERGLYCKIRWKGYGADEDTWEPIEELSHCKERVQEFVSQGYSSNLLPLPGDVDVICGGPPCQGISGFNRFRNEEDPLEDEKNKQLKVFMDLVQYLKPKHVLMENVVDLVKFADGFLGRYALGRLVHMNYQARMGIMAAGAYGLPQFRLRIFMWGARPTERLPQYPYPTHDVVVRGCIPTEFERNTVAYDEGHNVKLEKKLFLADAISDLPPVENSENQDEMPYGEPPQTDFQKCIRLSKNYMLQLSVSEPWNETLYDHRPLKLNEDDYARVCLVPKKKGGNFRDLLGVHVRGGVVEWDPDVDREYLDSGKPLVPNYAVSFRNGTSKKPFARLWWDETVPTVVTRAEPHNQAILHPEQDRVLSIRENARLQGFPDYYKLSGPVKQRYIQVGNAVAVPVSRSLGYALGRAVRGISDDEPLFTLPEKFPYPPEQIPLV, from the exons ATGGCCACCAAGCGGAAGACGAGGTCGCTTTCGGCCTCGGCATCGTCTTCTGATTCGAAGAAGGGCGGGCAAACCGATCAGCAGCAGAGGTTAACCAGGAGAGCTGTTGGAGATGGTGACGGCCCGGAGCCCAAGTTCATCGGCCCACCGCTTCAAGACGACGACGCTCGCAAGCGATGGCCCAAGAGCTACGCTGACAAG AAGATGCAGGTATCTGGGCTAAATAGTACaaacaa AGATGAAAATTCTGTCCAAGCTAGGTGTCACTATGCCAAAGCAGAGGTGGATGGGATTGTTTACGATCTATATGATGACGCTCACGTAAAA GCAAGTGAGGGGGAAGAACCCTACATTTGTAAGGTTCTAGAATTTTTCACTGCAATTGATGGGTCAATGTATTTTACTGCACAATGGTACTACCGAGCGCGAGATACT GTCATAAAAGATTGTGCTGTCATAGATcctaaaagaatttttttttcggAGATTCAAGACACAAACCCTTTGGAATGCCTTCTGGGGAAGCTTAATATTGTCAGATTGCCTTTAGAT GTCGATTTTGATGGAAAAAGTAAATTGATTCCAGAGTGTGACTACTATTGCGATACAAAATATTTGTTACCTTATTCAAGTTTTGTCAATTTGCCAGCAG AAATTGTGCTGGCCGGAATTGATACCTCTTCCGCAATTTCTAATGGTGTTAATTCTGAACTTCCACAAGGTTGCTCCAGTAGAGAGTCTAGTAAACCAGAAGTCAGATTGCTAGATTTATATTCTGGCTGTGGCGCAATGTCGACTGGCCTATGCCTTGGTGCATGTTCTGCTGGCGTTAATCTTGTTACT AAATGGGCAGTTGATGTGAACAAGCATGCTTGTGAAAGTCTGAAGTTTAACCATCCTGAAACAATG GTTCGGAATGAATCTGCCGAAGATTTTCTTTCATTGCTAAAACAATGGGAACAACTCTGCATCTGTTTTAACTTTGTCGGAACAAATGAATCAGAGAAGCATGGGTTCAATTTCTTCTTTAAAACAGAGGAtactgaagatgaagatgaaataATTGGCACTGATAATGAAGCTTCGGAAGTCTATGAAGTAGCACAAGTACTAGAAATATGTTATGGTGATCCCAACCATATCAAAGAGAGGGGATTGTACTGTAAG ATCCGGTGGAAGGGCTATGGTGCTGATGAGGACACCTGGGAGCCTATTGAGGAACTGAG TCATTGTAAAGAGCGGGTACAAGAGTTTGTTTCTCAGGGTTATTCATCAAACCTATTGCCCTTACCT GGTGATGTGGATGTGATCTGTGGTGGACCACCATGCCAAGGAATAAGTGGATTTAACAGGTTTAGGAATGAAGAAGATCCATTGGAAGatgaaaaaaacaaacaattgaAAGTTTTCATGGATTTAGTTCAGTACCTTAAGCCCAAGCACGTTTTAATGGAAAATGTGGTTGACCTCGTGAAATTTGCTGATGGGTTCCTTGGTCGTTATGCATTGGGACGTCTTGTTCACATGAACTATCAAGCAAGGATGGGCATCATGGCAGCTGGGGCATATGGACTTCCACAGTTTCGTTTGCGTATCTTTATGTGGGGAGCCCGGCCTACTGAG AGGTTGCCTCAATATCCATATCCGACACACGATGTCGTAGTAAGGGGTTGTATACCTACTGAATTTGAG AGAAATACTGTCGCTTATGATGAGGGTCATAATGTCAAACTAGAGAAAAAGCTCTTCCTGGCGGATGCGATTTCTGATCTCCCCCCT gttGAGAATAGTGAAAACCAGGATGAAATGCCCTATGGGGAACCTCCCCAAACAGATTTTCAGAAGTGTATCAGACTCAGCAAGAATT ATATGCTGCAGCTTTCAGTCAGTGAACCCTGGAATGAGACGCTATATGATCATCGTCCGTTAAAGCTGAACGAAGATGATTATGCACGTGTCTGCCTAGTACCTAAGAAAAAG GGTGGGAACTTTAGAGATCTACTGGGTGTTCATGTGCGTGGTGGTGTAGTGGAGTGGGATCCTGATGTAGACAGAGAGTATTTGGATTCGGGGAAACCATTG GTACCTAATTATGCTGTGAGTTTCAGGAATGGGACTTCAAAAAA GCCTTTTGCTCGGTTGTGGTGGGATGAGACTGTACCAACAGTCGTTACACGGGCCGAGCCACATAATCAG GCGATTCTGCATCCTGAACAAGATAGAGTGTTGTCAATTCGTGAGAATGCACGTCTACAGGGCTTTCCGGACTACTATAAGCTTAGTGGTCCGGTAAAGCAGAG GTACATTCAAGTCGGCAATGCTGTTGCAGTTCCCGTTTCAAGGTCATTAGGATATGCGTTAGGTCGTGCGGTTAGAGGTATCTCGGACGATGAACCACTATTTACTTTGCCTGAGAAATTCCCTTACCCTCCGGAGCAGATTCCTCTTGTGTGA